The Plectropomus leopardus isolate mb chromosome 15, YSFRI_Pleo_2.0, whole genome shotgun sequence genome has a segment encoding these proteins:
- the rps24 gene encoding 40S ribosomal protein S24 isoform X3, whose amino-acid sequence MNDTVTVRTRKFMTNRLLQRKQMVVDVLHPGKATVPKTEIREKLAKMYKTTPDVVFVFGFRTQFGGGKTTGFAMVYESLDYAKKNEPKHRLARHGLYEKKKTSRKQRKERKNRMKKVRGIKKASVGAAGKKK is encoded by the exons ATG AATGACACAGTGACAGTCAGGACCCGCAAGTTCATGACGAACCGGCTGCTTCAGAGGAAGCAAATG GTCGTCGATGTCCTGCATCCCGGCAAGGCCACAGTCCCCAAGACTGAAATCAGGGAGAAACTTGCCAAGATGTACAAGACCACCCCTGACGTTGTGTTCGTATTTGGCTTCAGGACTCAGTTTGGTGGCGGCAAGACAACAGGCTTTGCCATGGTGTACGAGTCCCTAGACTATGCCAAGAAGAATGAGCCCAAACACAGACTGGCCAGA CATGGTCTCTATGAGAAAAAGAAGACCTCAAGGAAACAGCGCAAGGAACGCAAGAACAGAATGAAGAAAGTACGAGGCATCAAGAAAGCCAGTGTGGGCGCTGCTGGCAAAAAG AAATGA
- the rps24 gene encoding 40S ribosomal protein S24 isoform X2 translates to MNDTVTVRTRKFMTNRLLQRKQMVVDVLHPGKATVPKTEIREKLAKMYKTTPDVVFVFGFRTQFGGGKTTGFAMVYESLDYAKKNEPKHRLARHGLYEKKKTSRKQRKERKNRMKKVRGIKKASVGAAGKKKK, encoded by the exons ATG AATGACACAGTGACAGTCAGGACCCGCAAGTTCATGACGAACCGGCTGCTTCAGAGGAAGCAAATG GTCGTCGATGTCCTGCATCCCGGCAAGGCCACAGTCCCCAAGACTGAAATCAGGGAGAAACTTGCCAAGATGTACAAGACCACCCCTGACGTTGTGTTCGTATTTGGCTTCAGGACTCAGTTTGGTGGCGGCAAGACAACAGGCTTTGCCATGGTGTACGAGTCCCTAGACTATGCCAAGAAGAATGAGCCCAAACACAGACTGGCCAGA CATGGTCTCTATGAGAAAAAGAAGACCTCAAGGAAACAGCGCAAGGAACGCAAGAACAGAATGAAGAAAGTACGAGGCATCAAGAAAGCCAGTGTGGGCGCTGCTGGCAAAAAG AAG AAATGA
- the rps24 gene encoding 40S ribosomal protein S24 isoform X1, with amino-acid sequence MNDTVTVRTRKFMTNRLLQRKQMVVDVLHPGKATVPKTEIREKLAKMYKTTPDVVFVFGFRTQFGGGKTTGFAMVYESLDYAKKNEPKHRLARHGLYEKKKTSRKQRKERKNRMKKVRGIKKASVGAAGKKKVNVVLK; translated from the exons ATG AATGACACAGTGACAGTCAGGACCCGCAAGTTCATGACGAACCGGCTGCTTCAGAGGAAGCAAATG GTCGTCGATGTCCTGCATCCCGGCAAGGCCACAGTCCCCAAGACTGAAATCAGGGAGAAACTTGCCAAGATGTACAAGACCACCCCTGACGTTGTGTTCGTATTTGGCTTCAGGACTCAGTTTGGTGGCGGCAAGACAACAGGCTTTGCCATGGTGTACGAGTCCCTAGACTATGCCAAGAAGAATGAGCCCAAACACAGACTGGCCAGA CATGGTCTCTATGAGAAAAAGAAGACCTCAAGGAAACAGCGCAAGGAACGCAAGAACAGAATGAAGAAAGTACGAGGCATCAAGAAAGCCAGTGTGGGCGCTGCTGGCAAAAAG AAGGTAAATGTTGTGCTTAAATAG
- the rps24 gene encoding 40S ribosomal protein S24 isoform X4, with protein sequence MNDTVTVRTRKFMTNRLLQRKQMVVDVLHPGKATVPKTEIREKLAKMYKTTPDVVFVFGFRTQFGGGKTTGFAMVYESLDYAKKNEPKHRLARHGLYEKKKTSRKQRKERKNRMKKVRGIKKASVGAAGKK encoded by the exons ATG AATGACACAGTGACAGTCAGGACCCGCAAGTTCATGACGAACCGGCTGCTTCAGAGGAAGCAAATG GTCGTCGATGTCCTGCATCCCGGCAAGGCCACAGTCCCCAAGACTGAAATCAGGGAGAAACTTGCCAAGATGTACAAGACCACCCCTGACGTTGTGTTCGTATTTGGCTTCAGGACTCAGTTTGGTGGCGGCAAGACAACAGGCTTTGCCATGGTGTACGAGTCCCTAGACTATGCCAAGAAGAATGAGCCCAAACACAGACTGGCCAGA CATGGTCTCTATGAGAAAAAGAAGACCTCAAGGAAACAGCGCAAGGAACGCAAGAACAGAATGAAGAAAGTACGAGGCATCAAGAAAGCCAGTGTGGGCGCTGCTGGCAAAAAG TGA